A section of the Burkholderia mallei ATCC 23344 genome encodes:
- a CDS encoding flagellar brake protein gives MNTEQSTSPAASAAAHSGHDYGRRNPLEIGVQLRNLVNRGDFLTVQYQGGQLVTRILDVDVGARTFVFDWGALADQNAGILAAPRCVFDASPDGVRVEFSTATPRETRYENLPAFEADFPDVLYCMQRREYFRVDAPILDPYVCRGRLPDGETFLFEVHNLSLGGLGLRTSDDRVASLEPGMTLPDVELNLNGHGMLSLDLQLVSHRASETPSGARRYQLGFRFVSLPGSAENTLQRIITQLEMKRRQLARA, from the coding sequence ATGAATACCGAACAGTCGACGAGTCCGGCCGCGAGTGCCGCCGCGCATTCCGGCCACGATTACGGCCGCCGCAATCCGCTCGAGATCGGCGTGCAGTTGCGCAACCTCGTCAATCGCGGCGATTTCCTGACCGTCCAGTACCAGGGCGGCCAGCTCGTCACCCGCATTCTCGATGTCGACGTCGGCGCGCGGACCTTCGTATTCGACTGGGGTGCGCTTGCCGATCAGAACGCCGGCATTCTCGCCGCGCCGCGCTGCGTGTTCGACGCGTCGCCGGACGGCGTGCGCGTCGAATTCTCGACCGCCACCCCGCGCGAAACCCGTTACGAGAACCTGCCCGCGTTCGAAGCCGATTTCCCCGACGTGCTGTACTGCATGCAGCGCCGCGAATATTTCCGGGTCGACGCGCCGATCCTCGATCCGTACGTATGCCGCGGCAGGCTGCCCGACGGCGAGACCTTCCTGTTCGAAGTGCACAACCTGTCGCTCGGCGGCCTCGGGCTGCGCACGAGCGACGACCGCGTGGCGTCGCTCGAGCCCGGCATGACGCTGCCCGACGTCGAGCTGAACCTGAACGGCCACGGGATGCTGTCGCTCGACCTGCAACTCGTGTCGCACCGCGCGAGCGAGACGCCGAGCGGCGCGCGCCGCTACCAGCTCGGCTTTCGCTTCGTGTCGCTGCCGGGCAGCGCCGAGAACACGCTGCAGCGCATCATCACGCAGCTCGAGATGAAGCGCCGGCAGCTCGCGCGCGCCTGA